One region of Flavobacterium sp. GSB-24 genomic DNA includes:
- a CDS encoding TlpA disulfide reductase family protein — translation MNTIKYKILGLCICLFVISNHGIAQKKKAIMTAPASYSIEGTITGLADGTTVQLIPGATHSSESPVAETTLKEGKFIFTGKLNEPRFFYLVFGKNKGYIHLIVENSKIKVTADGEVSKSEDERINFKNEVITGSKSNDYYKKETAFKAELNKDYENYHKGTEELGKLYSKARTSGNKKLIDSIGNSPEWKKFEADEKAFFTKVQKTTTDLIAKHKTTWWGPFFMMTQYSYFTPDQKPLFEQFSETAKKSYYGQLVDKDLNPKSLIGTSVANFGLKDKDGKAYTAKEIVSGKKYILIDFWASWCGPCRKEIPHLKTAYSEYADKGFEILSISIDKDDKAWHKALGIEKMPWHNLLDDDKVSKSFNVKTIPATYLVDSKGIIISDNLRGAELEAKLKELLKS, via the coding sequence ATGAATACAATTAAATACAAAATATTAGGATTGTGTATTTGCCTATTTGTGATTTCAAATCACGGTATTGCACAAAAGAAAAAAGCAATAATGACTGCACCAGCTTCTTATTCTATCGAAGGGACTATTACTGGACTTGCAGACGGGACAACAGTGCAATTAATTCCTGGCGCAACACATTCTTCTGAATCGCCAGTCGCTGAAACAACCTTGAAAGAGGGTAAATTTATCTTTACAGGAAAATTAAATGAACCGCGTTTTTTTTATCTGGTTTTTGGAAAGAATAAAGGATATATTCATTTAATCGTTGAAAATTCTAAAATAAAAGTTACAGCAGATGGAGAAGTTTCAAAAAGTGAAGACGAGCGAATTAACTTTAAAAATGAAGTTATTACAGGTTCTAAATCAAACGACTATTATAAAAAGGAAACTGCTTTTAAAGCTGAATTAAATAAAGATTACGAAAACTATCATAAAGGTACAGAAGAACTTGGAAAACTATATTCGAAAGCCAGAACGTCTGGAAATAAAAAGCTGATAGACTCTATCGGCAATTCTCCAGAATGGAAAAAATTCGAAGCAGATGAAAAAGCATTTTTTACCAAAGTACAAAAAACAACAACAGATCTTATCGCCAAACATAAAACAACTTGGTGGGGACCTTTTTTCATGATGACCCAATACAGTTATTTTACGCCAGATCAAAAGCCGCTTTTTGAGCAATTTTCTGAAACGGCAAAGAAAAGTTATTACGGACAATTGGTAGACAAAGATTTGAATCCTAAATCTCTAATAGGAACAAGTGTTGCTAATTTCGGATTAAAAGATAAAGACGGAAAGGCTTATACAGCTAAAGAAATCGTTTCAGGAAAAAAATATATTTTAATTGATTTTTGGGCTTCGTGGTGCGGTCCATGTAGAAAAGAAATTCCGCACTTAAAAACAGCTTATTCTGAGTATGCCGATAAAGGATTTGAAATTTTAAGCATCTCAATTGATAAAGATGATAAAGCCTGGCATAAAGCACTAGGAATAGAAAAAATGCCATGGCACAATCTTTTAGACGATGATAAAGTAAGTAAATCGTTTAACGTAAAAACAATTCCAGCCACTTATTTAGTAGATAGTAAAGGTATAATTA
- a CDS encoding SusC/RagA family TonB-linked outer membrane protein, giving the protein MKKVLNKIRFDKPFLKFDLKMKLTTLFLFTALTIMHAGTTYSQKAKISFSANNMTVAKAIEKLEYTTNYRFVYNVRSVDLNRIITINESNVAIETLLNTIFGDTGTDYKVSGNHIVLMAKKAPEERTVKAEADFIVKGRVTDEKGMPLVGAAISDNGSGRGVQTDFNGEYQIIAVSSETTLAFAYLGYVRQEIKVEGRSVINVVLKEDVLELEGLVLKTGYQNIDAEKATGSFSNLKAADFKEQRLSSIDKILEGRIVGYQDGKIRGTTSMTGSTAPLYVIDGFPVENTRLTPYSTLEENLPSLNLEDIETITVLKDAAASSIYGARAANGVVVITTKKAKAGKTTISFSSNLTVTPYRNYTGNLTSSADIIGLEKGWADGNPNLKTANASTYAQSLLNNAVFTSLGMQTILNGYAGKTSMAEMNSRLDALGSQGYKYYDDVARYAKRDQYFLQHNLSLGKATETNTFNASLTYKNNQLEDIYSENETVGLNLKNSTQINSWLSLDLGTYVNFGKGDTQSYFASNPGYKYQPYNQLVNNDGTNFVSTPESRYNSFTLNSIKNYGLYDMSITPMDELGRNLIESKNFLNRTYAKFNVKFSNAFTYNAMFQYEFGSDRANQLFGKDSYYVRSKVNGMVTIANNKAVYNLPYGDIIKETNQYSNSYNFRQQLNFNQTFAEKHDFSAIAGMEIRHSKQEYKDNTRYGYDSQTLGFAPVNQADLLKVYGTVFSGYMSQNEFSLEKELQNRFVSVYGTGGYTYDKRYTLSGSIRWDRSNLWGTDSEYQNKPTWSTGAAWNIDKESFFDAAWVDGLKLRASYGIGGNIAKDSAPYLTAYYNSNSNVGGNQGTVSKRPNPELSWEKTTTTNIGLDFSFFKSRLGGTLDLYNKKGENLLASSQGIPTEGWGYSTYTLNNGEMTNKGIEVTLRGTIVKTPSFSWDASVLYAYNKNKVDYVNVKAPVYYLQLDYPQAFPRVGTSFNSIYGYKWAGLSSTGIPQVYDASGTAVKYNPGQIDAIQDFGSTVPTHSGSFHTSANYKNFSLSALFIYELGHKIRNTFLPMLDNVYSGAMGGYITNISVVNNHIADRWQQPGDEAFTNIPRAVYEYDPEFSSDSRTIYSYADINILDASNVRLSNISLAYQMPSDIIKRVKLDGVRFNLNAENVYTFAKSRDAKYLLNGFQSPSFVLGVNVNF; this is encoded by the coding sequence ATGAAAAAAGTATTGAACAAAATCAGGTTCGACAAGCCTTTTTTGAAATTTGATTTGAAGATGAAATTGACCACATTATTTTTATTCACCGCCTTAACAATAATGCACGCCGGAACTACTTATTCGCAAAAAGCTAAAATCTCTTTTAGTGCTAATAATATGACTGTTGCTAAAGCTATTGAAAAGCTCGAATACACAACCAATTACAGATTTGTTTACAATGTAAGATCTGTCGATTTAAATAGAATCATTACTATTAATGAAAGTAATGTTGCTATTGAGACACTCTTAAATACCATTTTTGGAGATACAGGAACTGACTATAAAGTTTCTGGAAATCATATCGTTTTAATGGCTAAAAAAGCTCCTGAAGAAAGAACAGTAAAAGCCGAAGCAGACTTTATCGTAAAAGGACGTGTAACCGATGAAAAAGGTATGCCTCTAGTTGGCGCCGCAATTTCTGATAATGGTTCGGGTAGAGGCGTTCAGACAGATTTTAATGGAGAATATCAAATTATAGCGGTAAGCAGCGAAACTACTTTAGCATTTGCTTATTTAGGATATGTAAGACAAGAAATTAAAGTTGAAGGAAGAAGTGTTATTAATGTTGTATTGAAAGAAGATGTACTAGAACTAGAAGGTTTAGTATTAAAAACTGGATATCAAAATATTGATGCGGAAAAGGCTACAGGATCTTTTTCAAATTTAAAAGCTGCAGACTTTAAAGAACAACGTTTAAGCAGTATAGATAAAATTTTAGAAGGACGTATCGTAGGATATCAGGATGGTAAAATTCGTGGAACGACTTCAATGACTGGGTCAACAGCGCCTTTGTATGTTATTGACGGGTTTCCTGTTGAAAACACTAGGCTAACTCCTTATAGTACACTAGAAGAAAATCTTCCAAGTCTGAACTTAGAAGATATTGAAACGATAACGGTTCTAAAAGATGCTGCTGCTTCGTCTATTTATGGTGCGCGTGCCGCAAATGGAGTTGTCGTTATTACAACTAAAAAAGCAAAAGCAGGAAAAACAACTATTTCATTTTCAAGTAATTTAACGGTTACTCCTTATAGAAATTATACCGGAAACCTTACGAGTTCTGCTGATATTATTGGTTTAGAAAAAGGATGGGCAGACGGAAATCCTAATTTAAAAACGGCTAATGCAAGTACGTATGCACAATCATTGCTAAACAATGCCGTATTTACAAGTTTAGGAATGCAGACTATTTTAAATGGTTATGCAGGAAAAACTTCAATGGCAGAAATGAACAGTCGTTTAGATGCGCTTGGTTCTCAAGGTTATAAATATTATGATGATGTAGCGCGATATGCAAAACGCGATCAATATTTTTTGCAGCATAATCTTAGTCTAGGAAAAGCGACAGAAACGAATACTTTCAATGCTTCTTTAACCTATAAAAATAATCAGCTTGAAGATATTTATTCTGAAAATGAAACAGTCGGTCTTAATTTAAAAAACTCGACTCAAATTAACAGCTGGTTATCTTTAGACTTAGGGACTTATGTTAATTTCGGAAAAGGAGATACGCAAAGTTATTTTGCTTCAAATCCTGGATATAAATATCAGCCATACAATCAATTAGTTAATAATGATGGAACTAATTTTGTATCTACACCAGAATCTCGCTACAATAGTTTTACACTTAATTCTATAAAGAATTATGGTCTTTATGATATGAGCATCACTCCGATGGATGAGTTGGGGAGAAATTTAATTGAAAGCAAAAATTTCTTAAACAGGACGTATGCAAAGTTTAATGTGAAATTTAGTAACGCATTTACATATAATGCAATGTTTCAATACGAGTTTGGTTCAGATCGTGCTAATCAATTATTTGGTAAAGACTCTTATTATGTAAGAAGTAAGGTGAACGGAATGGTGACAATTGCCAATAACAAAGCTGTTTATAATTTACCATACGGAGATATTATAAAAGAAACCAATCAGTATTCTAATTCTTATAATTTCCGTCAGCAATTAAACTTCAATCAGACTTTTGCCGAAAAGCACGATTTTTCTGCGATTGCAGGTATGGAAATCCGCCATTCCAAACAAGAATATAAAGACAATACACGTTACGGATATGATTCGCAGACTTTAGGTTTTGCACCAGTAAATCAAGCTGATTTATTAAAAGTGTACGGAACTGTTTTTAGTGGTTATATGTCACAAAACGAGTTTTCATTAGAAAAAGAATTACAAAATCGTTTCGTTTCGGTTTATGGAACTGGAGGTTATACTTATGATAAAAGATATACACTTTCTGGAAGTATTCGCTGGGATCGTTCTAACCTTTGGGGAACAGACAGTGAATACCAAAACAAACCAACTTGGTCAACAGGAGCCGCATGGAATATTGACAAAGAATCATTTTTTGATGCTGCATGGGTAGACGGGCTTAAACTTCGTGCTTCATATGGTATTGGAGGAAATATCGCTAAAGATTCTGCGCCGTACTTAACAGCATATTATAATTCTAACTCCAATGTTGGAGGAAACCAGGGAACTGTAAGCAAGAGACCAAACCCAGAATTGTCTTGGGAAAAAACAACGACAACTAATATCGGTTTAGACTTTTCATTTTTTAAGAGCAGATTAGGCGGAACTTTAGATTTATATAATAAAAAAGGAGAAAATTTGTTAGCGAGCAGCCAGGGAATTCCAACAGAAGGATGGGGTTATTCGACTTACACGCTTAACAATGGGGAAATGACTAACAAAGGTATCGAAGTTACTTTAAGAGGAACTATTGTAAAAACGCCTTCATTCTCTTGGGATGCATCTGTTTTATATGCTTACAACAAGAACAAAGTCGATTACGTAAATGTAAAAGCGCCCGTTTATTACCTGCAATTAGATTACCCACAGGCTTTTCCTAGAGTTGGAACAAGTTTTAATTCTATTTATGGTTACAAGTGGGCTGGCTTAAGCAGTACAGGAATACCTCAGGTTTATGATGCTTCTGGAACGGCAGTAAAATACAATCCGGGACAAATAGATGCTATTCAGGATTTTGGTTCAACAGTTCCTACGCACAGTGGATCTTTCCATACTTCTGCAAATTATAAAAACTTCTCACTTTCAGCACTTTTCATTTACGAACTAGGTCATAAAATTAGAAATACGTTTCTGCCAATGTTAGATAATGTTTATTCGGGTGCAATGGGAGGTTATATTACCAATATTTCAGTTGTTAATAATCATATTGCAGACCGTTGGCAGCAGCCTGGAGACGAAGCTTTCACAAATATTCCGAGAGCAGTATACGAATATGATCCAGAATTTAGCTCAGATTCTCGTACTATTTATTCCTATGCAGATATTAATATTTTAGATGCATCGAATGTAAGATTAAGCAACATTTCATTGGCTTATCAAATGCCAAGTGACATTATAAAAAGAGTAAAATTAGACGGTGTACGTTTCAATTTAAACGCAGAAAACGTATATACTTTTGCTAAAAGCAGAGATGCAAAGTATCTTTTAAATGGTTTCCAATCTCCAAGTTTTGTTTTGGGTGTAAACGTTAATTTCTAA
- a CDS encoding RagB/SusD family nutrient uptake outer membrane protein: MKNIYKKIACLLALGLTLASCEDYLSDIPKGSKSPTTLADYEAFLRDEYTNHRVDITGASQLLNDQYVTVASLANNRLYAANYMWDENADRIALKVSDETMYYSSYAGISTFNLIIENALSTTQATEAEQRVVWAEAKVLRAMNYFNLVNFYADTYVASSASTKLSVPLITSANINAPSKQVTIQEMYDFILNDVKEALPYLLKVSQTPLHPNLGAGYAFYARVYLQMNNYTEALKYADLALAENNKLYDWIGYYNTNKAIIDVPNSYTATTSPMGFNYVENYNYRHGITNNLSTENSIPVERAQRFETGDARFISRWKIYTVGAETYYRRTLSGFFNFGGITTVEVYLIKAECLARAGQISEALNVLNTVRKTRILPASYQDISTTDKTTALNAIFRTKNNELTNTLIPFADARRLNAEGVYKVSYTKTANGTMYTLSSDSHLWTMPFPQGATQNPGNGTITQNVAK; this comes from the coding sequence ATGAAAAATATATATAAAAAGATTGCGTGCTTATTGGCTTTAGGATTGACTTTAGCATCTTGCGAAGATTATTTGAGTGACATTCCAAAAGGATCAAAATCACCAACAACATTAGCAGATTATGAAGCTTTTTTACGTGACGAATACACAAATCATAGAGTTGATATTACTGGAGCTTCACAATTATTAAATGACCAATATGTAACTGTTGCCTCTTTGGCAAATAATAGGTTATATGCTGCCAATTATATGTGGGACGAGAATGCAGACCGTATTGCATTGAAGGTATCTGATGAAACGATGTATTACTCAAGTTATGCTGGAATTTCGACTTTTAATTTAATTATTGAAAATGCATTAAGTACCACTCAAGCAACGGAAGCAGAACAAAGAGTAGTATGGGCAGAAGCAAAAGTACTTCGTGCCATGAATTACTTTAATTTGGTGAATTTTTATGCAGATACTTATGTCGCTTCATCAGCTTCAACAAAATTATCAGTTCCGTTAATTACAAGTGCCAATATTAATGCACCGAGCAAACAAGTAACGATTCAGGAAATGTATGATTTCATTTTGAATGATGTCAAAGAAGCTTTACCCTATTTGTTGAAAGTTTCTCAAACGCCTTTACATCCAAATTTAGGAGCGGGTTATGCCTTTTATGCAAGAGTTTATCTGCAAATGAATAATTATACAGAAGCGTTAAAATATGCAGATTTAGCATTAGCAGAAAATAATAAATTGTATGATTGGATTGGATATTACAATACAAATAAAGCAATTATTGATGTTCCAAATTCTTATACTGCAACAACTTCTCCTATGGGATTTAACTATGTAGAAAATTATAATTATCGTCATGGTATTACAAATAATTTATCGACAGAAAATAGTATTCCAGTAGAGCGCGCACAGCGTTTTGAAACTGGTGATGCCCGTTTTATTTCTCGTTGGAAAATTTACACTGTTGGTGCAGAAACCTATTACAGAAGAACTTTGTCTGGCTTTTTTAACTTCGGCGGAATCACAACTGTAGAAGTTTATTTAATTAAAGCTGAATGTTTGGCTCGCGCAGGACAAATTAGTGAGGCGCTGAACGTTTTAAATACAGTTCGTAAAACTCGTATTCTTCCAGCTTCTTATCAGGATATTTCGACTACAGATAAAACAACAGCTTTGAATGCTATTTTCAGAACAAAAAACAATGAACTTACGAACACATTGATTCCTTTTGCAGACGCACGCCGTTTAAATGCAGAAGGTGTTTATAAAGTAAGTTATACTAAAACAGCAAACGGAACTATGTACACATTATCATCAGATTCTCATTTATGGACAATGCCATTTCCACAGGGAGCGACGCAAAATCCAGGAAACGGAACGATAACTCAAAATGTAGCGAAATAA